The following proteins are encoded in a genomic region of Alosa alosa isolate M-15738 ecotype Scorff River chromosome 10, AALO_Geno_1.1, whole genome shotgun sequence:
- the LOC125302016 gene encoding uncharacterized protein LOC125302016 isoform X2, with protein sequence MSAQNLLQMQEEDSLGKVGDAMEEMFSISSVSPCPEEDPPLDPATRAGETTKLPACLSQENILPLHVSPLEAIRELDEAEEALSGLRSPGDGAVRARDQLVTKESPLHSTERETDDLACEDCEEDDTLHVTVKTLRSIIISEDRINLETPLTETCASPHDISDLGCLREDSRKHTSQKLLGSGGAHQGMLGTNSSLERTIVIIGSELNDTGSSVTSLQDLKEKHRHANMGVTIGSGVLRNSTGTIANLEENICEDQMQEDVSIRKRDSTACNSTLIDILTACKTKVEQLEQLKCSSFELTVQLQSAQAMAAHLLQQVEVLERERGSRQREMLGLQEQLQEARRALQETRAQTALLHLQLGSSEVQQQQRQRQSPNGHAHVPTAGPDHGPSRVCTLL encoded by the exons ATGAGCGCACAGAACCTGCTGCAG ATGCAAGAGGAGGACTCATTGGGAAAGGTGGGAGATGCCATGGAGGAGATGTTCAGCATTAGCTCCGTCAGTCCTTGTCCTGAAGAGGATCCTCCACTTGATCCAGCCACCAGAGCTGGAGAGACAACCAAGCTGCCAGCATGCCTCTCTCAGGAAAACATCTTACCTCTTCACGTCTCGCCTTTAGAGGCCATTCGAGAGCTGGACGAGGCCGAGGAGGCGTTGTCCGGTCTGCGCAGTCCTGGAGATGGCGCGGTGAGGGCGAGAGATCAGCTTGTGACCAAGGAGTCGCCTCTACACTCCACAGAGAGGGAAACCGATGACCTGGCGTGCGAGGATTGTGAAGAGGATGACACTCTTCACGTTACAGTGAAGACCTTAAGATCCATAATCATAAGTGAGGACAGAATAAACCTGGAAACACCACTAACAGAAACGTGCGCTTCCCCTCATGACATCTCTGATCTAGGTTGTCTGCGAGAAGACTCACGAAAGCACACATCTCAGAAATTGCTTGGATCAGGAGGGGCGCACCAAGGAATGCTGGGAACCAACTCCTCATTAGAGCGGACAATTGTTATCATTGGATCCGAACTGAATGACACTGGATCATCTGTTACCTCTCTACAGGACCTTAAGGAGAAACACAGGCACGCCAACATGGGCGTTACTATAGGGAGCGGTGTTCTGAGGAACTCTACAGGTACCATAGCTAACTTAGAAGAGAATATATGTGAGGACCAAATGCAGGAAGATGTGAGCATCAGGAAAAGGGATAGCACAGCATGCAACAGCACTCTCATTGACATACTCACTGCCTGCAAAACCAAAGTAGAACAACTGGAACAGCTCAAATGCTCCTCTTTTGAGCTGACAGTCCAG CTCCAGTCTGCACAGGCGATGGCGGCTCACCTCCTGCAGCAGGTGGAGGTGCTGGAGCGGGAGCGCGGCAGCCGGCAGAGGGAGATGCTTGGGCTGCAGGAGCAGCTGCAGGAGGCGCGGCGGGCCCTGCAGGAGACGCGCGCCCAGACGGCCCTCCTCCACCTGCAGCTGGGCTCCTCTGaggtccagcagcagcagcggcagcggcagtcCCCGAACGGCCACGCGCACGTGCCGACTGCTGGGCCTGACCACGGCCCATCACGGGTGTGCACACTATTGTGA
- the LOC125302016 gene encoding uncharacterized protein LOC125302016 isoform X1, whose amino-acid sequence MQSQAPALSSSGLNTLLCDGLQMQEEDSLGKVGDAMEEMFSISSVSPCPEEDPPLDPATRAGETTKLPACLSQENILPLHVSPLEAIRELDEAEEALSGLRSPGDGAVRARDQLVTKESPLHSTERETDDLACEDCEEDDTLHVTVKTLRSIIISEDRINLETPLTETCASPHDISDLGCLREDSRKHTSQKLLGSGGAHQGMLGTNSSLERTIVIIGSELNDTGSSVTSLQDLKEKHRHANMGVTIGSGVLRNSTGTIANLEENICEDQMQEDVSIRKRDSTACNSTLIDILTACKTKVEQLEQLKCSSFELTVQLQSAQAMAAHLLQQVEVLERERGSRQREMLGLQEQLQEARRALQETRAQTALLHLQLGSSEVQQQQRQRQSPNGHAHVPTAGPDHGPSRVCTLL is encoded by the exons ATGCAGAGCCAGGCTCCCGCACTCTCTAGCAGTGGGCTTAACACCCTGTTATGTGATGGGCTGCAGATGCAAGAGGAGGACTCATTGGGAAAGGTGGGAGATGCCATGGAGGAGATGTTCAGCATTAGCTCCGTCAGTCCTTGTCCTGAAGAGGATCCTCCACTTGATCCAGCCACCAGAGCTGGAGAGACAACCAAGCTGCCAGCATGCCTCTCTCAGGAAAACATCTTACCTCTTCACGTCTCGCCTTTAGAGGCCATTCGAGAGCTGGACGAGGCCGAGGAGGCGTTGTCCGGTCTGCGCAGTCCTGGAGATGGCGCGGTGAGGGCGAGAGATCAGCTTGTGACCAAGGAGTCGCCTCTACACTCCACAGAGAGGGAAACCGATGACCTGGCGTGCGAGGATTGTGAAGAGGATGACACTCTTCACGTTACAGTGAAGACCTTAAGATCCATAATCATAAGTGAGGACAGAATAAACCTGGAAACACCACTAACAGAAACGTGCGCTTCCCCTCATGACATCTCTGATCTAGGTTGTCTGCGAGAAGACTCACGAAAGCACACATCTCAGAAATTGCTTGGATCAGGAGGGGCGCACCAAGGAATGCTGGGAACCAACTCCTCATTAGAGCGGACAATTGTTATCATTGGATCCGAACTGAATGACACTGGATCATCTGTTACCTCTCTACAGGACCTTAAGGAGAAACACAGGCACGCCAACATGGGCGTTACTATAGGGAGCGGTGTTCTGAGGAACTCTACAGGTACCATAGCTAACTTAGAAGAGAATATATGTGAGGACCAAATGCAGGAAGATGTGAGCATCAGGAAAAGGGATAGCACAGCATGCAACAGCACTCTCATTGACATACTCACTGCCTGCAAAACCAAAGTAGAACAACTGGAACAGCTCAAATGCTCCTCTTTTGAGCTGACAGTCCAG CTCCAGTCTGCACAGGCGATGGCGGCTCACCTCCTGCAGCAGGTGGAGGTGCTGGAGCGGGAGCGCGGCAGCCGGCAGAGGGAGATGCTTGGGCTGCAGGAGCAGCTGCAGGAGGCGCGGCGGGCCCTGCAGGAGACGCGCGCCCAGACGGCCCTCCTCCACCTGCAGCTGGGCTCCTCTGaggtccagcagcagcagcggcagcggcagtcCCCGAACGGCCACGCGCACGTGCCGACTGCTGGGCCTGACCACGGCCCATCACGGGTGTGCACACTATTGTGA
- the gng8 gene encoding guanine nucleotide-binding protein G(I)/G(S)/G(O) subunit gamma-8 translates to MSNNMAKIADARKTVEQLKLEVNIERMMVSKAAAELMAYCEAHAKEDPLVAPVPSSENPFREKKIFCAII, encoded by the exons ATGTCCAACAACATGGCCAAGATCGCTGATGCCAGAAAAACCGTTGAACAGCTAAAGTTGGAGGTTAATATTGAAAGAATGATG GTGTCCAAAGCTGCAGCAGAGCTGATGGCATACTGTGAGGCCCATGCCAAAGAGGATCCACTGGTGGCCCCTGTCCCCTCCTCAGAAAATCCCttcagagagaagaaaatattCTGTGCCATCATCTAA
- the tmem45b gene encoding transmembrane protein 45B, producing MANFKGHALPGSFFLLFGLWWSVKAPWIRCCRQRFITGRKKPPSVSRKIDLIEGSLKVFFAFVGIMAEQFVPDGPHAHLYNGGWVKLMNWQHSTMYLFYGLSGAADILCATSRFAPQGLDRMALALALFVEGFLFYYHLHNRPMLDTHVHSLLLVAVFGGAASTALEVFLRENAVLEILRCSLAILQGSWFYQIGFVLYPLSGPEWDQTDHNNMMFITMCFCWHYAVALLITGVNYAVVWRVVGSCVNKPTSNMEMGLRKNTVDSSQKSLLQESDEE from the exons ATGGCCAACTTTAAGGGGCATGCACTGCCAGGGAGCTTCTTTCTGCTGTTTGGGCTGTGGTGGTCCGTGAAGGCGCCTTGGATACGGTGCTGCCGGCAACGCTTCATCACAGGAAGGAAGAAACCACCTTCTGTCTCCCGGAAAATCGATTTGATTGAGGGATCGTTGAAAgttttttttgcctttgttg GCATTATGGCAGAACAGTTTGTCCCAGATGGGCCGCACGCCCACTTGTACAATGGCGGCTGGGTCAAACTGATGAACTGGCAGCACAGCACCATGTATCTCTTCTACGGCCTCTCTGGCGCAGCCGACATCCTCTGTGCCACCTCACGCTTCGCCCCTCAGGGCCTCGACCGCATGGCGCTCGCTCTCGCTCTGTTTGTGGAAG GATTTCTGTTTTACTACCACCTGCACAATCGTCCTATGCTGGACACGCACGTGCACTCTCTCCTGCTGGTGGCAGTGTTTGGTGGCGCCGCCAGTACGGCTTTGGAAGTCTTCCTCAGGGAGAATGCTGTACTAGAGATCCTTAGATGCAGCCTGGCCATCCTTCAAGGCTCCTGGTTCTAccag ATTGGCTTTGTGCTGTACCCACTTAGTGGACCGGAGTGGGACCAGACCGACCACAACAACATGATGTTCATAACCATGTGCTTCTGCTGGCACTATGCTGTAGCGCTGCTCATCACTGGTGTGAACTATGCAGTTGTCTGGAG GGTTGTGGGGAGCTGTGTCAACAAGCCAACGTCTAATATGGAGATGGGACTCAGAAAAAACACTGTGGATAGCTCACAGAAGTCTTTACTTCAGGAATCGGATGAGGAGTGA